In the genome of Mycoplasmopsis pulmonis, one region contains:
- a CDS encoding MSC_0624 family F1-like ATPase-associated membrane protein produces MQINNTISEKKIYSKHLILENKKLLLKFYKSTILVLFAICFILIFFLYEKTIFNATKDFDIPIFLNFKNLFDKQFNYVIFYKTFILIFVLVYSIKKNYSSVHFQRESIKNYWIWFLLYLSFSISSLALLIFFNPYNKINANSTIDVYASVAQSYFDLIYIFVPLIVLNIAYFLYLNFQNKKTNPIFFKSRWIGILSLISQIILFGLFYTFSYAFLKGPSIPGFLFHENKFYDYLVQIFEVKKTSNLLIMTFASLALLILLVLVNLQNIVFLMSKQFTNEYFKNQISLNMAIYAAVLIWFIRILFIKVDFSIVPGNYNLQWVYLLVQVAVLLALLVINIFLQYWNKKLSSSNLISILYLSFFTSLMWISYYLVTLFIDNPLQKNIHLLSTSLISAINVGFFVFKNKSSENHNMIFILIFLVSSITTLVFAGLQVILLNKQNYAFYAINSQISLDEIFVLVNIAFISLLFLVSFVKTIYIAARFQNKNMKTQSI; encoded by the coding sequence ATGCAGATTAACAATACTATTTCAGAGAAAAAAATCTATTCCAAACATTTAATTTTGGAAAATAAAAAATTGCTATTAAAGTTCTATAAATCAACCATTTTAGTCCTTTTTGCAATTTGTTTTATTTTAATCTTTTTTCTATACGAAAAAACAATCTTTAATGCAACAAAAGATTTCGACATACCAATCTTTTTGAATTTTAAAAATTTATTTGACAAACAATTTAATTATGTAATTTTTTATAAAACCTTTATTTTGATATTTGTTTTAGTTTATTCCATTAAGAAAAACTATAGCTCAGTCCATTTCCAAAGAGAATCAATTAAAAACTATTGAATTTGATTTTTATTGTATTTGTCTTTTTCAATATCTTCATTAGCACTTTTAATCTTTTTTAATCCTTATAATAAAATAAATGCTAATTCAACTATTGATGTTTATGCAAGTGTTGCTCAATCTTATTTTGATTTAATTTATATTTTTGTACCTCTAATTGTTTTAAACATAGCTTATTTTCTATACTTGAATTTCCAAAATAAAAAAACAAACCCAATTTTCTTTAAAAGCCGTTGAATAGGTATTTTATCCCTTATATCACAAATAATTCTTTTTGGACTTTTTTATACTTTTAGTTATGCATTTTTAAAAGGACCAAGCATCCCAGGATTTCTTTTTCATGAAAATAAATTTTATGATTATTTAGTTCAAATATTTGAAGTTAAAAAAACTTCAAATCTACTAATTATGACATTTGCATCATTGGCTTTACTAATTTTGTTAGTTTTAGTTAATTTACAAAACATTGTCTTTTTAATGTCAAAACAATTTACTAATGAATATTTCAAAAATCAAATTAGTTTAAATATGGCAATTTATGCAGCTGTTTTAATATGATTTATTAGAATTTTGTTTATTAAAGTTGATTTTAGTATAGTTCCAGGAAATTACAATCTTCAATGAGTTTACCTTTTAGTTCAAGTTGCTGTTTTGTTAGCTCTTCTTGTTATAAATATTTTTCTACAATATTGAAACAAGAAACTTTCATCTTCAAATTTAATTAGCATACTTTATTTATCATTTTTTACAAGTCTGATGTGAATTAGTTACTATTTAGTTACTCTTTTTATAGACAATCCCCTACAAAAAAATATTCATCTTTTATCAACTTCTTTAATAAGTGCAATTAATGTTGGGTTTTTTGTTTTCAAAAACAAATCATCAGAAAACCACAACATGATCTTTATCTTAATCTTTTTAGTCTCAAGTATAACAACTCTTGTTTTTGCTGGATTACAAGTTATCTTATTAAACAAACAAAATTATGCTTTCTATGCTATTAATTCTCAAATATCACTTGATGAAATCTTTGTTCTTGTAAATATTGCCTTTATTAGTCTATTGTTTTTAGTTTCTTTTGTAAAAACTATCTATATTGCGGCTAGATTCCAAAACAAAAATATGAAAACACAAAGCATTTAA
- a CDS encoding MSC_0622 family F1-like ATPase gamma subunit has protein sequence MDFKKLSQRKSNLEKIRIRAINDKNIGLINIMKLSKSLNVYTNNCLINKALFNLLRDKYNVENDFINKKSKNKITNFLIDKFAEKKELWIYLTEDEKDSTDGYIRYENMILNQSKDKNIEFVPIGPRALEFCQKNKLKIVEIFDLKKVKSNFALYLSRLIKALYFENDYEKVNFIINSNKNYNNFFTILPIDDFDASKLNSRNEIKFKFEPNKLKFYPDVNNFVESQINVYLENAIQSLIIESSFFSSKSFLVKINKIIKDVEEEILKLSRQIIKIQREKEIEEIVLLTRNNIRFSLDKKEK, from the coding sequence ATGGATTTTAAAAAACTTTCCCAGAGAAAAAGCAACTTAGAAAAAATTAGAATAAGAGCTATTAATGACAAAAACATTGGTTTAATTAACATTATGAAACTTAGCAAGTCTTTGAATGTTTATACAAATAATTGTTTAATTAACAAGGCTTTGTTTAATTTACTTAGAGATAAATACAATGTTGAAAATGATTTTATTAATAAAAAAAGTAAAAATAAAATTACTAATTTTTTAATTGATAAATTTGCTGAAAAAAAAGAGCTTTGAATTTATTTAACAGAAGATGAAAAAGACTCAACTGATGGATATATTCGTTATGAAAATATGATCTTAAATCAAAGCAAAGATAAAAATATTGAATTTGTGCCAATAGGTCCAAGAGCTCTTGAGTTTTGTCAAAAAAATAAGTTAAAAATAGTTGAGATCTTTGATTTAAAAAAAGTTAAAAGCAACTTTGCTCTTTATTTAAGTAGATTAATTAAAGCTTTATATTTTGAAAATGACTATGAAAAAGTTAACTTTATTATTAACTCAAACAAAAACTACAACAACTTCTTTACAATTCTTCCAATAGATGACTTTGATGCTTCTAAGTTAAATTCAAGAAATGAAATCAAGTTTAAATTTGAACCAAATAAACTAAAGTTTTATCCAGATGTCAATAATTTTGTTGAATCACAAATAAATGTTTATTTGGAGAATGCAATTCAATCTTTAATTATCGAATCTTCATTTTTTAGCTCTAAAAGCTTTTTGGTAAAAATTAACAAAATAATCAAAGATGTTGAAGAAGAAATTTTAAAATTATCTAGACAAATCATTAAAATCCAAAGGGAAAAAGAAATTGAAGAAATTGTTTTATTAACTAGAAACAACATTAGATTCTCACTTGATAAAAAGGAAAAATAG
- a CDS encoding MSC_0620 family F1-like ATPase-associated subunit: MKNKKKKLVSLALIGSLSLVSVFSLSATPTQAQTESGQNTPKDPQKQKRDVSVAFDQFAGVVSEGLKDAFGKAVFATIGKLKDEKAKIQKIETDAYKKITKTAYIQNIINFLEKNKKEIEQNYSKFGFHTVFLNALSTLKELNWGSVTVEEEKDGKKETKTYEQIVFGEQSDSKNSYVGKIGPNGKVTSTEKIKNIKLLDEIKDTTKKYSEKLINDLYSIIYNEKDAPEISEEDLLKFDEKDSNAAIVFKVPKGFKDWEEYIRSKYSSRFIKFDLEQNRFEDEEQQTPPPPPKPTLPELPKPLPLVPNDPDEGKIEDSNTVNQQSLSILSPIIKDSYLKDIPALIKNFNVDKKVKIISFLIIP, translated from the coding sequence ATGAAAAATAAAAAGAAAAAACTCGTTAGTTTAGCTTTAATTGGTTCTTTATCTTTAGTTAGTGTTTTTTCTCTTAGTGCAACTCCAACTCAAGCTCAAACTGAAAGCGGTCAAAACACACCTAAAGATCCCCAAAAGCAAAAAAGAGATGTTAGTGTAGCTTTTGATCAATTTGCTGGAGTAGTAAGTGAAGGCCTAAAAGATGCCTTTGGAAAAGCTGTTTTTGCAACCATTGGTAAATTAAAGGATGAAAAAGCTAAAATCCAAAAGATTGAAACTGATGCTTATAAAAAAATCACCAAAACAGCCTACATTCAAAACATCATTAATTTTTTAGAAAAAAATAAAAAAGAAATTGAGCAAAACTATAGTAAATTTGGCTTTCACACTGTTTTTTTAAATGCCCTTTCAACATTAAAAGAACTTAATTGAGGAAGTGTAACTGTTGAAGAAGAAAAAGATGGCAAAAAAGAAACTAAAACATATGAACAAATTGTTTTTGGAGAACAAAGTGATAGCAAAAATTCATATGTAGGTAAAATTGGCCCAAATGGAAAAGTAACTTCAACTGAAAAAATCAAAAATATTAAGTTACTCGATGAAATTAAAGACACTACTAAAAAATACTCTGAAAAGTTAATAAATGATTTATATTCAATTATTTACAATGAAAAAGATGCCCCTGAAATTTCAGAAGAAGATCTTCTAAAATTTGATGAAAAAGACTCCAATGCAGCTATAGTTTTTAAAGTACCAAAAGGCTTTAAAGATTGGGAAGAATATATTCGTTCAAAATATTCTTCAAGATTTATTAAATTTGATCTTGAACAAAATAGATTTGAAGATGAAGAACAACAAACTCCTCCACCTCCTCCTAAGCCAACTTTACCTGAGCTTCCTAAACCTCTTCCATTGGTTCCAAATGATCCAGATGAAGGAAAAATTGAAGATAGTAACACTGTTAATCAACAAAGTTTAAGTATTTTATCTCCAATTATTAAAGACTCATATTTAAAAGATATTCCAGCGTTAATTAAAAATTTTAATGTTGATAAAAAAGTGAAAATTATTTCTTTTTTAATAATCCCGTAA
- a CDS encoding MSC_0621 family F1-like ATPase epsilon subunit: MKNSTNNIGFDLRIHFLDNQQLRFSNSKISLVSESENQFFVLDPNSVASYEKNLIEIENLKTKNKKYVFLKNCNVLVSDNNIWVNSSNKKNLYEKTNKKINNKEKIKTLSKELAEFNLMQKIGIDFEDFLKISEIEYQIYKEQMKELFKLEEFEHEK; the protein is encoded by the coding sequence ATGAAAAATTCAACAAATAATATTGGTTTTGACCTTAGAATTCATTTTTTAGACAACCAACAATTGAGATTTTCTAATTCTAAAATCTCACTTGTTTCAGAGAGTGAAAATCAATTTTTTGTCCTTGATCCTAACTCGGTTGCTAGTTATGAAAAAAATTTAATTGAAATTGAGAATCTTAAAACTAAAAACAAAAAATATGTTTTTTTAAAAAATTGTAATGTACTTGTCTCTGACAACAATATTTGGGTAAATAGCTCAAATAAAAAAAATCTTTATGAAAAAACTAATAAAAAAATTAACAACAAAGAAAAGATAAAAACTCTTTCAAAAGAATTAGCAGAGTTTAACTTAATGCAAAAAATTGGTATAGACTTTGAAGATTTTTTAAAAATTAGTGAAATTGAATATCAAATTTACAAAGAACAAATGAAAGAACTTTTTAAACTAGAGGAGTTTGAACATGAAAAATAA
- a CDS encoding ABC transporter permease subunit, which produces MFKRTLFSFVKYSIVIFVLLLILFPLYYLITLSLTSSSEALKDNIRFVPDGFNYKNYDILNSEFWSSLTYSFFFVITALTIRLVSLFLGGYGLYLTTRKIKTLFFSIFLFFSIVPEISIYLGIKGVLNDLNISDIVFSLSASSFFSFFSLSYFHNSFNQVSQKEKDIIKIDNLNKLEVFYYVYLPKLKMPIFLTVIFTTISTWNSFLWPSYILSGKTINGVGFDTISLWFLRVGDIPHGMGRHENLVAAGSVISIIIPLGIYLIFSKLINRQLYKSI; this is translated from the coding sequence ATGTTTAAAAGAACTCTTTTTTCATTTGTTAAATATTCAATAGTTATTTTTGTATTGCTTTTAATTCTTTTTCCGCTTTATTATTTAATAACTCTATCTCTGACTTCCTCTAGTGAAGCTCTAAAAGATAACATTCGTTTTGTCCCTGATGGATTTAATTATAAAAACTATGATATTTTAAATAGTGAATTTTGATCGTCTTTAACTTATTCATTTTTTTTTGTAATTACAGCCCTTACAATTAGACTAGTTTCTCTGTTTTTAGGTGGTTATGGCCTTTATCTAACAACAAGAAAAATAAAAACTCTATTCTTTTCAATATTTTTATTTTTCTCAATTGTCCCTGAAATAAGTATTTATTTAGGAATTAAAGGAGTACTTAATGACCTTAATATCTCCGACATAGTCTTTTCACTTTCTGCTTCATCATTTTTTTCATTTTTTTCACTTAGCTATTTCCACAACTCATTTAACCAGGTAAGTCAAAAAGAAAAAGATATTATTAAAATTGATAATTTAAATAAACTTGAAGTTTTTTACTATGTTTATTTACCTAAATTAAAAATGCCTATTTTCCTGACTGTTATTTTTACAACCATTTCAACATGAAATTCATTTTTATGACCTTCTTACATCCTTTCCGGAAAAACAATAAATGGAGTTGGTTTTGATACAATTTCACTTTGATTCTTAAGAGTAGGAGACATTCCTCATGGAATGGGTAGACATGAGAATTTAGTAGCAGCTGGTTCTGTTATTTCAATTATTATTCCTCTTGGAATTTACCTAATTTTTTCAAAACTAATAAATAGACAATTATATAAATCAATTTAG